The window AGAATTGCCCACTCCGCGCTGTACATTTCGAGGAAGCGCAGCGTCTGCGTTCCGTACACGGCCCCCTCGCCTGAATGATAGAATCCCGGTGTCATCAACACCTTGATCGTCGAGTTGGTGGCAAGTGCGCTCGCGATGGCGTGCGCATGGGTGATGACCGTAATGTTCTGCATGCCGGACGCCATGCGGCGCGCAACGTGGAGCGTGGTGGCGCCTGAGCCGAGCATGAAGACGCGCGCATCCCGGCATTCGAAAAACGCCGTGTTTGCGATGCGCGTGCGTTCTTCGATGAGCAGATTGTGCCGCTGCGCGGCTGCGGGTTCAGCGACCAGGCGAAGAATAGCGCCGCCATAAGTCCGGCTGATCAGCCCCCGTTCCGTCAGTTCATCGAGGTCACGCCGGATCGTCTCTGTCGTGACGCGAAGCATTTCAGCAAGCTCGCTCACCCGCAACGCCGGGTGGTCCGCCAGAAGAGAGACGATCTCCTTCTGGCGCACGGTCTTCTTACTTGTATCAGGCCTGACGTTGATATGAATGACCTGCACCCCAGCCGGATGTCTTACGCAGATTGGTGTCGTTGCGCCTTTCGCAAAGCGCAACGACGAGCTCCAAATACACTCCTAGCGCCGACGCCGGTTCTCCGTCCATAGGTGAGCGTCGCTTATATCCGGCGAAGGCTAACTCAACCTCAAAACGCGGTCTGGGCGGGCGACGCGCCGGTTTCCTCGTTCAGTCTTGCAATCTCCTTTTCTCCGAACATCAGGAACAGCACGGGCGTAACAAAGGCGTCGAGCAGGACTGCCGAAATCAACCCTCCGAAAATCGTCACCGCGACCGGGTGGAGGATTTCCTTGCCCGCTTCGTGCGCGCCTATCAGCAGCGGTATGAGCGCCATTCCTGCGGCAAGGGCCGTCATCAATACTGGCGTCAATCGTTCCAGGGTGCCGCGCACAACCATCTCGCGGCCAAACGGCTGGCCCTCCAACCTCACGAGATTTATGTAGTGGCTGATCTTGAGGATACCGTTGCGTGTGGCAATGCCCGCGAGCGTAATGAAGCCAATGGCGCTCGCAACGGAGAACGGTTCATTTGCGATCCAGAGCGCGGCGACAGCGCCGATGAATGCCAACGGCACGTTTGCCATGACAATCAAAGCCAGTACCGCCGAGCGGTAGCGGGAATACAGCAGCAGAAAGATCATCGCGAACGACGCTGCCGATAGCAGACCGATCAAGCGCGATGCCTCCTCCTGCGCCTGGAACTGCCCTTCGACGCGCGCAAAATAATCTTGCGGGAAGTCGAAGGTAGAAACGGCTTCGCGAATTTCTTCAACGATCTGGGCCATGTCTGAGCCGTTGGTGTTGGCAAAGACCGCAATGCGGCGTCGACCGTTTTCGCGCTGGATCTGGTTGGGACCATCCGTTTCAACGATATCTGCAACGGCGCCAAGCGGAACACGCCCGGCTGGGCTTTCTATCGGCATATCGGCCAACGCAACGGTATTGCGATTGGCATCGCTTATGCGAACGACGACGTCGAAGCGTTTCGACTGATCGACGATTTGCGACACGACCTGACCGTTCGAAAGCGTTGCCAGCGCTTCGGTGATCTTGCTCGGGTTCAGGCCATAAAGCGCCGCCTTGTCATAGTCGACGCGAACCTGGAGCTGCGGAATGCGCACTTGCTTCTCAGTCTGCAAATCGACGACGCCTGGAATGGAGGCGAGCCGCGATTGAAGCCCCGCCGCGAGACGGCGCAGCGTGTCGTAATCCTCGCCGTAGATCTTCACCGCGATCTGCGCTTTCACGCCCGACAGCATGTGATCGATGCGGTGGGCAATAGGCTGACCGACCGTAACACTCGCCGGAAGCGCGGAGAGGCGCGTGCGAATATCGGAGAGAACATCCTCACGGCTGCGCTCGGATGTTTTCAAATCGACATCGAGTTCGCTGACGTGGACGCCCTCCGCATGCTCGTCGAGTTCGGCGCGCCCTGTGCGGCGGCCGACGGAGTGAACTTCGGGCACCGACGCCACGAGATTCTCGGCGATGCGGCCCACACGGTCAGACTCGGCAAGGGAAATACCGGGCTGCAGAGTCAGGCTGATAAGCGCCGTTCCTTCGTTGAAGGGCGGCAAGAATGCTCGCGGCAGCATGATGCCGGCAACGATTGCCATGGCGACCGCAACGATCGGCACTCCTATGACGAAAGCCGGACGTGCGAAACACCATTTGAGGCCAGCCTCCTGGGCACGTTTAAGAACGCGCACCAGCGCGGTGTCATGCTCCGTGAGCGATTTCATACGCGGCAGAAGCCAATATGAAAGTACGGGCGTGACGGTCAGCGATACGACGAGGCTCGCGATAATCGAGACAATGAAGGCAATCCCGAGCGGCGCGAACAGCCGCCCTTCTATTCCCGACAGCGCGAACACCGGCAGAAACACGAGCACGATAATCATCGTCGCGTACAAGATGCCGGAACGCACTTCCATTGAAGCCGACGCGACGACCTCTTCTAGCGAGCGTTTGTCATTTGCGCCCGCTTTCCGGTGGAGACCGAGACGCCGATAAATATTCTCCACGTCAACAACCGCGTCATCGACCAATGCGCCGATGGCGATCGCCAATCCGCCCAACGTCATCGTGTTGATCGAAAGGCCCATGAGGCTAAACACGACAAACGTCGTCAACACCGAGAGTGGAATCGCCATCAGCGATATGAATGTCGTCTGCCAGTTGAGCAGGAAGATGAACAGAACGATCGCGACGCAGACGAGTGCTTCGACGAGCACGCGCTTGACGTTCGCAATCGACGTTTCGATGAAGGTCGCCTGCCGGAACTGTACAGTTGTAGCCGTCACGCCTTCCGGCATGATGCCCTGAAGCTCCGGCAGCATCGTTTCGATCCGCTTCGTGATCGCGACGGTGTCGGCGCCTGGCTGCTTCTGCACAGCGAGGATGACGGCCGGCTTGCCGCCGAGTCCTGCATCACCACGCTTCGTGCGTGCCGCAAAATCTACGTCCGCCACCTGATCGAGCGTGATCGGCTGACCGTCATGGTAAGCCACGACGAGTTTCTGAAGATCCTGGATCTTTGTCGTGCGGCCGATGTTGCGAATGAGATATTCGCGCGACGAGAGGTCGACGAATCCGCCACCGGTGTTGACGCCGAACTGGCGCAACGCCGATTGCACCGTCTCGAACGCGACATCCATCGTCGCCATTCGGCGCGGGTCGGGCACGACGCGGTACTGGCGCACCTCGCCGCCGATCGGGATGACCTGCGAGACGCCCGGCACCGTCAGAAGCTGCGGCCGCATCGTGAAATCCGCTAACTCCCGCAGCGTCATCGGATTGACGCTCGTTCCCGACATAGCGATCAACATGATCTCGCCCATCACCGACGAGATCGGGCCCATCTGCGCGGATACGTTGGAGGGAAGCTGCTCGCGAACGAGGCGAAGCCGTTCCGAAACTTCCTGGCGCGCGCGATAGATTTCAACCGACCAATCGAATTCGACATAGACGATTGAAAGACCGACGCCGGAGACCGAGCGAACGCGTGTTACGCCCGCCATGCCGTTCATGGCGGTTTCAATCGGATAGGTGACGAGTTGCTCCACCTCTTCGGGAGCAAAGCCCTCGATCTCCGATATCAGCGTAACTGTCGGGCGGTTGAGATCGGGGAATACGTCAACGCTGAGCTGACGGAGACTGTAGAGCCCGTAAGTCGCGATCGCCAACGCGCCGACGAGAATGAACAGGCGATGACGGAGACTGGCGCGAATGATTGCATCAAACATGATCTGCCTCACCGCACCTGATTGATGAATTCGGCGCCTTGGACGGCGACACGATCGCCATCTTCGAGACCGGCGACGACAAGGACGCGCGTTCCGTCCAGCGGAAGTGTGCGAACCGGGACGGGCCGGAAGACCTCGGCTCCCGTCTTGACCCAGACCTGCAATAATCCGCTGGTTCCGCGCACGACCGCGTCGGACGGAACGACAACGCCCTCCACGGCCTCGCCCTGTTCGACAAAGACTTTGACGGCGGAACCGATGATCAGGCCTTCGTGGATTTCATCGACCTTGAACTGCAACGACAATGATTGCTGACGCAGCGACGGTGCACGCCCAATGTAGGACAGCTTGATCGTGTGGCCATCCGGATCGACGGCGTGCGCGTTCGATATTTCGGGCGACGGGTGCGCCGAGACGCCGATCGCTTCGATCCATAGTTTGTTGGGATCGACGATTTCGAAGAGCGTATCGCGCGTGGTCACGACCTGTCCGGCGCGCACGTTGGCGACGGAGATGACGCCATCAACGGGCGCTTTCAGCTCAATGCGCTCAGCATCCTTTGGCGCGAGAACGCGCTGCTGTTCACGCAAGGCTTCGAGTTCGGCACGCGTGTCGTCGATGTCCTTCTGCGGAACGACACCGGAGATACGCGTTAAGCGCGCAAGCTTCTGTTCCGCGATGCGCAGCTTGCCGACAACTTCTGCCGTCAATTGCTGCATAGTTCCGAGATCGGCAATGGGAATATTCGGATAGAGCAGCGCGAGAACATCGCCGGCTTTGACGTGTTCGCCGATGTGTGAAATGCCGCGTTGGGTGAGTTCGATGCGGCCGTCCATCGGTGCCTGTACCTGACCGAATGACGACGGATCGGGCACCACCTTGCCGATCAGTTCACGGGTCTCTCGCGCCTTTTCGATGACTGCAACGCGCGTGCGAATGTTTAGCAGACGCTGCGAGGGCTTCGGCATGAAGACGTCGCCATCCGAAAGTGCGTGAGGCCCCACGCCGAGAAGCGGCGGCATTTTCGTCGTGCTTGACTCGTCATGGTGATGATCGTGGCTGTGGCTGGTGCCCTCGCCGTGGTTGTGATCATCGTGGCTGTGGCCGTCACCTTCAGTGTGTTTGTGGTCGTCGTGGCTGTGGGTGGCGCCTTCGGTGTGCTTGTGATCGTCGTGATTGTGGCCGTCGCCCTCAGTGTGTTTGTGATCATCGTGGCTGTGGGTGGCGCCGCCCTCGGTGTGTTTGTGACCATCGTTGGGTTCTGCTTTGGCGGGCGTGTTATTCGCAGCCAGGATGCAGAAGCCAATCAGGAGCGCCAGTCGCGCCGGGCGAAATGCGAAGGCGACGACAAATCCGATGACTGCAGCAAATCCCAGCGCTAACCAGGCAATCGGGCTTTCGAACAGATCACTGAGCGCATGCGCGTGCCCGGCGTCCGCATCTTCGGCTGGTGCCGGAATTTCGAGCTTACCGTCGAGGGAAACCGTCTTCCCGTCGTGTGTAATCGTAAATTTGACCGCCTTGGTGCCGGGTGCTTCGGCCCAATGCGCTTCGGCCATATAGGTGCCTTGGCCCGCGGGCCGAGCCGCTGCGGTTTCGCCTCCGTCTGCGACGACGCTGATCGTCGCGCCGTCGATAGGCTCGTTGGTGTCCGATTTGTCGAGATAGATCGTTAAATCGTGGCCCGCGGAAACAGCTACAAGCTCCAGACCGTCTCCGGTCACTTCCATACGCGGAAGCTGCACGGCTGCTGGCGCGTTCGCTTTCTGATCTTCGTGGTCGTGACCCTCGTGCGCGGCGAGCGGCGCAGCGAAGGCAAACAGGCAAAGTACAATCGTGAGAAGTCGTGGCATGGCGTGCCGTCCTGATATTCGAAGCATCGGGGTGGACCGGCGAGTCGCGACGCATATGCGCCGCCGAGACCGTTGAAGGTCCGACGATGACTGCACGCCACGTGGCGTGCATCAAATCAGGCGATGGTTTTTGGAGGCCGCAGCAGAGGCTGGGTTAGTTCGCCATAGGGCAGCGCAGCGGCGCGTTTGCTCGGCGTAGACGTGAGCACCGGTGTTTGGGGACCCGAATTGAACGCCGTTAGAATAGCGACTGAAGCGCAGCAATGAGCATGGGCTTGGCAGCATCCGAAATCGATGCCGTTGTGCTGGTCGCCATGCTGGTCGAGCGCGTCCTGTGCAGCAGCCACCCACGCCGACGCGGTGACAACTTCCTGCCGGTGCGTGTTTTGCTCGCTCGTCTGCTGGATGTCGTGAGCGTGCGAGTGAACGGCCGCATGCAATATGGGCAGCCCGGCGCCGCCGAACAGCGGCACCAGGAACAGTACGGCAATCAAAACCTGTTGGACTGTTCTCTTCACGTGCAGAGCCAAACAACCTTCAGTCTGAATCGTCAAGAGGCACGGACACATTCCTGCCTTAACCTCCCGCCAGAGCGCCGACGATCAGGAACGGCTGCGCGCCGGTTGCCACAGCATCGGGCAGCGGCCCGTCGGCGGGGGTGTGCGAGAAATCCTGTTGGCAGGCGAAGAACCTTAAGAACGCGCGGCGCCGCTTCGTCTCATGGTCGCGGATGGCGCCGCGTAGCATCGGATAGGCCTGTTCCAGTGCGTCGAGAACGGAAGACGGCGTCACCGGCCCGTCAATAACGAGTGTCACCTCGCCGTTGACGTTGGCGTGCATCTTGAGGTGGGCCGGCAGAACGACGCGGATCATGGCAGGGTTTGAACCTCGACGGAGAGGACGGGTGGCAGATCGCGCACGATTGCCGACCACGTGTCGCCGGAATCGGCGGACGCATAAACCTGTCCGCCGGTCGTTCCGAAATAGACGCCGCACGAGTCCATCTTGTCGACGGCCATCGCGTCTCGCAAAACGTTCACATAGCAGTTCGATTGCGGAAGCCCGTTCGTGAGCGCTTCCCACTCGTGACCACCCGAGCGGCTGCGCCAGACGCGCAGCTGACCGTCCGGCGGGAAGTGTTCGGAATCGCTTTTGATCGGGACGACGTAGATCGTTTCGGGTTCGTGGGCGTGGACGTCAATTGCGAAGCCGAAATCCGTCGGCAGATTGCCGCTCACCTCGTGCCAAGTGTCGCCAGAGTCGTCGGAGCGCATCACGTCCCAATGCTTTTGCATGAAGAGGACGTTCGGTCGCGACGCGTGCATGGCGAGGCGATGAACGCAGTGGCCGACTTCTGCTTTGGGATCGGGGATGTACTCGGAATGGAGGCCCTTGTTTATGGGACGCCACGTTTTGCCTGCATCGTCCGTTCGGAACGCGCCTGCTGCCGAAATGGCAACGAACATTCGCTTATCGTCGCTCGGGTCGAGAAGAATGGTGTGCAAGCACATGCCGCCGGCGCCTGGCATCCAATGGTCTCCCGAACCATGCCCGCGCAAACCTTCCAGCTCCTCCCAGGATCGGCCGCCGTCACGAGACTGAAACAGAGCGGCGTCTTCGACGCCTGCATAGACGGTGTCAGGATCTTTCGCTGACGGTTCGAGATGCCAGACGCGCTTGAACTCCCAGGGGTGAGGCGTTCCATCGTACCATTGATGTGTGCCTGGGACGCCTTTGTAGGCGAAGCTGTTGTCGACAGCCTCCCAAGTTTTTCCGCCATCGTTCGAGCGTTGGATCTGCTGTCCGAACCAGCTGCTCGATTGCGAGGCATAGATGCGATCGGGATCGGCGGGAGAGCCGTGCAGATGATACATTTCCCAGCCCGCAAAGAACGGACCGTCCACACTCCACGATCTGCGATTTCCGTCGGACCGCAGAATGAAGGCGCCTTTGCGCGTTCCGACCAGCACACGTACGCTGCCCATGCTGTCTCTCCCTGGCGATTGCTTCCATTACAGAACCAGGACGAACGGGCGCGCTCGTTCCCGACATGATCGAGAGAAATAATTTGCCGGATTGAAAGGCGTAAGCAAGGCTCATCGAACGCGAGATGTAAGATACCGGGCAAGCTTATGCCACTTGCCTGCTTTGTATTGCTGTTCAATGGGTTATCGAGCAGCGGCCAGACTGTAACCGTGCCCGCCGCTTTGGCTCAGTACGCTCTAGGGTTCCGCCTTCACCGTCGAGCCGACGACAGCCGCAACGGCCTTGGCGTCCTGTGCGTCCAACGGCTGATCGGCTGGTTCCTCGGTCGTTTTCGGTGAACTCTCAATCTCGTCGAGCCATCGCGCGGAGCGTGCGAAATCTCGATCCTTGCGGAATGCGTCGCTGGGGTTGAACCCGTCCAGGCGGGTGATTGCCTGGGCTACCAGTTTGCGAAATTCTGGCACGTCAAAGTACGACGCGTGGACCAGTTCTTTCCAGGTGAAATAGGTGCTTATGGCTGAGTCCGCCGAATGGCGCGGATCGGCGAAGGTGATCTGGCCGATGGCACGGCGGAATTTCGCAATCGAAAGGCTCGCCGCCTGATTGCTGTAGTTCGATACGAGTCCGGCGATCGGTTCCGGAAGGCGTATCGGCGAAGCGTCGAGCCAGACTGGCCGGTCCGTCGCTCCGAGAGCGACCTCTCCTTCCGTGTCGTTGCCGAAGGCCGCGCGTTTCACTTCCGAATTGGTGATGCGATTGAGAAGATCGCTCACCACGCGGCTGACGATTGTTGCAATCACTTTGATGACCAGCATCAAGACCAGCGCGAATGCTCCGAGGATGACCGGCACCATGACCGCGGGAACAACGAGCGACCAGAACCAGCGCCGGCGCCGGTCTTCCACGTCAGCCGCGCCCAGCGCCCATGACAATTCATCCGTCACGACATGCAGCAACAGTCCGCTGTTGATGGCAAGGTCGCGGCCGCCTCCACATAACTTGTTGTCGGGGCACGGCTGGCCATTTCTCTGAAAGAAGCGTTGCTTGAAGCGAATGCCGCGTTCGATCGAGTCGATGTTAGGAAATTTTGCTTCGAGTAGATGCCGCCTCTCGCGATACGTGCGCCATATTTCTCGACGGTCTACGTTCGGCCCGAACCTCGCTGGGTTGGCTTCCGCTGCGTCGGTCAGATCTTCCTTCTTGCGTGTCAGCGCCAGTTCCTCGCGTAACGCTTTCAGCGCCGCCTCTGCTTCCGGAGTGGCACGCGAGTCGTAGATTTCGGTTTTTAGCCAATCGGCAAGAGCGACCATCGTTGGCGGCGAAAACAACACCGCAAAGTAGATGATCGGCAGCGTCACGACTGACAAAAGCGTGATTGCGGAGACGGCGAACGTCCGATCGAAAAAGGCCAGCTTGGCATCGGGGAGAAGCGATAGCCCCTGGATCGCCTCATCATCAGGATGCGCGAGAGAGAGCCAGCGCGGACCAAAGTTTTCTTTCGTCCGTTTTCGCACGCGCGGATTGTGAGCGAGCATCGAGCGGCGCTCAAGATAGCGTAGCGCGATATAGAAGATGATCGCCGGGAGGCTCATCATCACCGCGGTGACGACGCGGATGCGTGGGAACAGTCCGCCGAACAGCATTTTGTCGCCGCTCGTCATGATCGCGAACATGTAGACCAGGAACATGAGCAGGAGCATCATCGAGGCGACGAAGATCACCTTGCGCATCAGGTTCAAACGGGTGAGCAGAAAGAGCTCTTTGCGCAGGCCAAGGAATGGCGTGCCTATCGTGATCCAGCGCTTTAGGTTCGGCAGACCTTTTTTGCGCGAAGCGGCGCTCAGCAGTGCACTCGATATGACCGACCCGCCGTGACTGTGTCCGACGACGCAGTACGGTTCGCTTTTTGTTTCGAGATCGCGCATGACACGAACGAGCTTTTCACCCGCCTCGCGCCGATCGACCTCGCTGTTATTGCCGCTCCACACGAAAGGAACGATGTTGAGCTGGCCGTCTCTTGACTCGACAAGCTTGCGAATGTGCGTGTCGAACGTGCTTCCGGTCTCCCACCATTGAAGCTCGGTTTCGCCCCCTTCGGCTTCAACGGCCGTGGGGCGCGCAAACGTGCCGTGTACGATGATGATCGTCGCCATTTACGCAGCCCCGTACGTCCAGCCTACCTCAACCCAAACACGCGCCAATCCGAGCGTCGCCGTTCGTTGCAGTCTCTTGGACTTATGATGGCTTAAGTTGGAAGGCGTAGCACCCCAGGTGCGCCGGAAAAGAAAGCAAAAGTAACAATCTGTGGCAGTAAATCCGCTATTTGCCGTCCGACACAATCCAAGTTCGAGACGTGTCAAATAGTCTTAGCCCATGTGGCCAGTTTACAATTTTGTAATAGCGGTTAAGCGCGCATCGGGTTTATCGGTCTGTTTTAAAGCATCTCCCTGCCATCCTATTTTCACAGCCCAGCCAAGCGAGAAATTGGAATGGAACTCTTGTTCTGTGCGGAGTGTTTGCATGCTGAGTAACACTGGATCACCAACGGGAGACTAGAATGCGCCACGATGCTCAACGTTCGATCATCCATCTTCTGCGACGCGTCGATCAGTGTGCCGCCCAACTCTATTCCACAGAAGCGTCCGACTCGGATTTGACGCTGAGGCAGCTTGCAATTCTGACCGCAATTTCTCAGGAACCTGATCTCAGCCAGACCGACCTCGTCGTAAAAACGGGTATCGATCGTTCGACGGTCGCGGGGATTGTCAGCCGCCTTATCGGCAAGGGCTTGCTGGAACGCCGTCGCTCTCCCGAAGATGGCCGGGCCTATTGCGTGCGCCTTTCCAAGCGCGGAGTCAAAGCAATAGCCGGAGCGGACCGGATTTACACTCGGATAGAGAAGAAGCTGCTGTCCGGACTTCCCTCGGGCGAAGCCAATCAATTCGTTTCGTCGCTCAAATCCATTCTCAGCGCACAGACAAACTAAAGTTTGCCTTTCTGCGCCCGCATAAATGCTGATCTGATCTTCATACTTAGCATTGGACGCTTTCAGGCGTCGCTCTATCATTTCGCAGTTTGGCGGAGTGAAACCTTTTGACGTTCATCGGCAGATGCGGCGGGCCAGCGCTTTCTGACGGCTCAGATTCGAAGCTGATTTCCACATCGCAATTGCACCCCCGCGACCGTTTTGATTACTGGCATGAGATCGCCTGTCGAGCGACGACGCCGCACGAATGCCGGCCTCGAAATCGCGCCGCTTTTCAAGGCGAAATTCATGCGGAAACTTTAGCGGGGGGCTCGCTTACCTCTGTCAGCCATAATGGCATTACCACTTGGCGGACGCGTCGGCAGATCGCCCAGGCGAACGACTGCGTGTTTCTTTGTCTGCAGTTGGTAGGAAGCGCGCGGTTCAGTCAGTACGGCCGGGATGTCTCCCTTTCCGATGGTGATCTTGCGCTCGTCGATAATGGCTTGCAGGCCAACATGACCAGCTCGCTCAACTCCCATAAGCTTCTGCTTGAGCTGGGTCGTAGAGATTGCGAAGCCCGCCTCGGGAAAATTCAGCAATCGGCCGCGCGTCGGATTGATGGCTCTCGTGGCCTTGGAAAGCTTCTTTCTACTTTCGTACAAGGTCTGCGCGGACAATCCTCGCAGTTGAGTTCCGGCGCTCAGGCGCAGATCTCGCTGCAGGTGATTGATCTCGTCGCCGTCGCTTTGTCGGAAGGCGAAAGTGCTGGCCCGGTGCAATCGTCCGGGCGGCTTGCTTCCCTGCTTCGGCTCAAGTCCGTAGTCGATGCCAACCTTTCGAACAGCAACGTGACGTGCGAGGATCTTGCGAACGCCGCTGGCATTTCGGTGCGCTACGCCAACCAGCTTCTTGACGCTGAAGATACGTCGCTTCGGCGGTTGCTGTTCAGCAGGCGGATTGCGAAGTGCCAGGCGACACTGGCTGACAAGACGCAAGCGCATCGGCAAATCAGCGACATCGCTTACTCCTGGGGTTTCGACGATCCTTCGCACTTCGGCCGGCTTTTCAAAGACGCTACGGGAATGACGCCACGTAGCTACCGTATGCAGGCGCGCCAGCCTTAGAGCCCCATTCCGCCCTCCCAACATCTTGGTAATGCTCGCGGAACTCCCGGCATTCGAAGTTCGTTATCCTCGGGCCTCGCTCAAAATGGGCGGCCTGAACGGCTTTCTGCCGCCCTAATCAAAACGTAACCCAGAGATGAGACACTAATCGCTGGCGCCGCGGGGCCCGCCGGTACAGTTGGAGCTTGATCGTGAGCACCCGCCCAGAGTTGCTCATACGCCAGTTTAAGAGACGCGCCAAAGTGCTGCGGACTTCGGCGCTGGCATTTCGCGCGCGGGCGCAAACATCCGCGAACAAATTTCGCATCGTGGCGCTGGAGCGCGCGTCACGCTTCGCAATCAAGACATCGGACAGGTTATCGCGAGCGGTATTCATCGGACTGATTGCATTGGCATGCTCACTGCCGTTCGCGATCAAGCGCGAGACGCTCATTGCATCCGCGCCGCCCTCCGAAACGCTAAAGACGCGTTCGGCCGTTCCGCAGGCCGTTTCCAGCACGTCGCCGAAGCCGACTGCCGCACGCGAAGAAGAGCCCCCTTCTCTCTCGGAAACGAAGCCGGCGATGGCGCTGCCGGACCCCAAAGAGGAGAAGCCAGTGC is drawn from Hyphomicrobium methylovorum and contains these coding sequences:
- a CDS encoding DeoR/GlpR family DNA-binding transcription regulator codes for the protein MQVIHINVRPDTSKKTVRQKEIVSLLADHPALRVSELAEMLRVTTETIRRDLDELTERGLISRTYGGAILRLVAEPAAAQRHNLLIEERTRIANTAFFECRDARVFMLGSGATTLHVARRMASGMQNITVITHAHAIASALATNSTIKVLMTPGFYHSGEGAVYGTQTLRFLEMYSAEWAILGASGIAPDGPSDAMIEMADVYSGMIGRANRSMVVADASKFNQMFTARYAAWSQIDQLVTDQSPKSALRKAMQTADVEIKIAQSD
- a CDS encoding efflux RND transporter permease subunit, which codes for MFDAIIRASLRHRLFILVGALAIATYGLYSLRQLSVDVFPDLNRPTVTLISEIEGFAPEEVEQLVTYPIETAMNGMAGVTRVRSVSGVGLSIVYVEFDWSVEIYRARQEVSERLRLVREQLPSNVSAQMGPISSVMGEIMLIAMSGTSVNPMTLRELADFTMRPQLLTVPGVSQVIPIGGEVRQYRVVPDPRRMATMDVAFETVQSALRQFGVNTGGGFVDLSSREYLIRNIGRTTKIQDLQKLVVAYHDGQPITLDQVADVDFAARTKRGDAGLGGKPAVILAVQKQPGADTVAITKRIETMLPELQGIMPEGVTATTVQFRQATFIETSIANVKRVLVEALVCVAIVLFIFLLNWQTTFISLMAIPLSVLTTFVVFSLMGLSINTMTLGGLAIAIGALVDDAVVDVENIYRRLGLHRKAGANDKRSLEEVVASASMEVRSGILYATMIIVLVFLPVFALSGIEGRLFAPLGIAFIVSIIASLVVSLTVTPVLSYWLLPRMKSLTEHDTALVRVLKRAQEAGLKWCFARPAFVIGVPIVAVAMAIVAGIMLPRAFLPPFNEGTALISLTLQPGISLAESDRVGRIAENLVASVPEVHSVGRRTGRAELDEHAEGVHVSELDVDLKTSERSREDVLSDIRTRLSALPASVTVGQPIAHRIDHMLSGVKAQIAVKIYGEDYDTLRRLAAGLQSRLASIPGVVDLQTEKQVRIPQLQVRVDYDKAALYGLNPSKITEALATLSNGQVVSQIVDQSKRFDVVVRISDANRNTVALADMPIESPAGRVPLGAVADIVETDGPNQIQRENGRRRIAVFANTNGSDMAQIVEEIREAVSTFDFPQDYFARVEGQFQAQEEASRLIGLLSAASFAMIFLLLYSRYRSAVLALIVMANVPLAFIGAVAALWIANEPFSVASAIGFITLAGIATRNGILKISHYINLVRLEGQPFGREMVVRGTLERLTPVLMTALAAGMALIPLLIGAHEAGKEILHPVAVTIFGGLISAVLLDAFVTPVLFLMFGEKEIARLNEETGASPAQTAF
- a CDS encoding HlyD family efflux transporter periplasmic adaptor subunit; amino-acid sequence: MPRLLTIVLCLFAFAAPLAAHEGHDHEDQKANAPAAVQLPRMEVTGDGLELVAVSAGHDLTIYLDKSDTNEPIDGATISVVADGGETAAARPAGQGTYMAEAHWAEAPGTKAVKFTITHDGKTVSLDGKLEIPAPAEDADAGHAHALSDLFESPIAWLALGFAAVIGFVVAFAFRPARLALLIGFCILAANNTPAKAEPNDGHKHTEGGATHSHDDHKHTEGDGHNHDDHKHTEGATHSHDDHKHTEGDGHSHDDHNHGEGTSHSHDHHHDESSTTKMPPLLGVGPHALSDGDVFMPKPSQRLLNIRTRVAVIEKARETRELIGKVVPDPSSFGQVQAPMDGRIELTQRGISHIGEHVKAGDVLALLYPNIPIADLGTMQQLTAEVVGKLRIAEQKLARLTRISGVVPQKDIDDTRAELEALREQQRVLAPKDAERIELKAPVDGVISVANVRAGQVVTTRDTLFEIVDPNKLWIEAIGVSAHPSPEISNAHAVDPDGHTIKLSYIGRAPSLRQQSLSLQFKVDEIHEGLIIGSAVKVFVEQGEAVEGVVVPSDAVVRGTSGLLQVWVKTGAEVFRPVPVRTLPLDGTRVLVVAGLEDGDRVAVQGAEFINQVR
- a CDS encoding MoaD/ThiS family protein, whose product is MIRVVLPAHLKMHANVNGEVTLVIDGPVTPSSVLDALEQAYPMLRGAIRDHETKRRRAFLRFFACQQDFSHTPADGPLPDAVATGAQPFLIVGALAGG
- a CDS encoding WD40/YVTN/BNR-like repeat-containing protein; this encodes MGSVRVLVGTRKGAFILRSDGNRRSWSVDGPFFAGWEMYHLHGSPADPDRIYASQSSSWFGQQIQRSNDGGKTWEAVDNSFAYKGVPGTHQWYDGTPHPWEFKRVWHLEPSAKDPDTVYAGVEDAALFQSRDGGRSWEELEGLRGHGSGDHWMPGAGGMCLHTILLDPSDDKRMFVAISAAGAFRTDDAGKTWRPINKGLHSEYIPDPKAEVGHCVHRLAMHASRPNVLFMQKHWDVMRSDDSGDTWHEVSGNLPTDFGFAIDVHAHEPETIYVVPIKSDSEHFPPDGQLRVWRSRSGGHEWEALTNGLPQSNCYVNVLRDAMAVDKMDSCGVYFGTTGGQVYASADSGDTWSAIVRDLPPVLSVEVQTLP
- a CDS encoding MarR family winged helix-turn-helix transcriptional regulator, with product MRHDAQRSIIHLLRRVDQCAAQLYSTEASDSDLTLRQLAILTAISQEPDLSQTDLVVKTGIDRSTVAGIVSRLIGKGLLERRRSPEDGRAYCVRLSKRGVKAIAGADRIYTRIEKKLLSGLPSGEANQFVSSLKSILSAQTN
- a CDS encoding helix-turn-helix domain-containing protein, producing MHPRDRFDYWHEIACRATTPHECRPRNRAAFQGEIHAETLAGGSLTSVSHNGITTWRTRRQIAQANDCVFLCLQLVGSARFSQYGRDVSLSDGDLALVDNGLQANMTSSLNSHKLLLELGRRDCEARLGKIQQSAARRIDGSRGLGKLLSTFVQGLRGQSSQLSSGAQAQISLQVIDLVAVALSEGESAGPVQSSGRLASLLRLKSVVDANLSNSNVTCEDLANAAGISVRYANQLLDAEDTSLRRLLFSRRIAKCQATLADKTQAHRQISDIAYSWGFDDPSHFGRLFKDATGMTPRSYRMQARQP